A single Lolium perenne isolate Kyuss_39 chromosome 6, Kyuss_2.0, whole genome shotgun sequence DNA region contains:
- the LOC127305302 gene encoding AT-hook motif nuclear-localized protein 20: MANRWWDGHLGLPGVAPEQPSGSSGPKSDALALAVVKDPEPSPTSGGGVAVEHGDETNESGGGEPRDPGTVVAAPNRRPRGRPPGSKNKPKPPIFVTRDSPNALRSHVMEVAGGADVCDSIAQFSRRRQRGVCVLSGAGTVANVALRQPSAPGGAVVALHGRFEILSLTGTFLPGPAPPGSTGLTVYLAGGQGQVVGGSVVGPLVAAGPVMVIASTFANATYERLPLEEEEEGSGAPMHGGVEPPPSLMASGGGHGMHDPSMFNLPPNNGHLGGGGDGFPWAPHSRAPY; this comes from the coding sequence ATGGCGAACCGGTGGTGGGACGGCCATTTGGGACTGCCGGGCGTGGCGCCGGAGCAACCATCTGGCTCGTCGGGCCCCAAGTCCGATGCGCTCGCCCTCGCCGTCGTCAAGGACCCTGAGCCCAGCCCGACGTCTGGTGGCGGTGTGGCGGTGGAGCACGGGGACGAGACCAACGAGTCTGGTGGGGGCGAGCCGCGCGATCCGGGCACGGTGGTGGCGGCCCCCAACAGGCGGCCACGGGGCCGCCCGCCGGGGTCCAAGAACAAGCCGAAGCCACCCATCTTCGTGACGCGGGATAGCCCAAACGCGCTGCGCAGCCACGTGATGGAGGTGGCCGGCGGCGCCGACGTTTGCGACTCCATCGCCCAGttctcgcgccgccgccagcgcGGCGTCTGTGTGCTCAGCGGCGCCGGGACCGTCGCCAACGTGGCCCTCCGCCAGCCGTCGGCACCCGGTGGCGCCGTCGTGGCCCTCCACGGCCGCTTCGAGATCCTCTCGCTCACGGGCACCTTCCTCCCGGGGCCCGCGCCGCCGGGATCCACAGGGCTCACCGTGTACCTGGCTGGCGGGCAGGGACAGGTGGTCGGCGGCAGCGTCGTGGGCCCGCTGGTCGCCGCGGGCCCGGTCATGGTGATCGCGTCCACGTTCGCCAACGCCACCTACGAGCGCCTGccgctcgaggaggaggaggagggctcgGGCGCGCCGATGCACGGCGGGGTCGAGCCGCCGCCGTCTCTCATGGccagcggcggcgggcacgggatgCACGACCCGTCGATGTTCAACTTGCCGCCGAACAACGGGcacctcggcggcggcggcgacgggttCCCGTGGGCGCCGCACTCTCGCGCTCCCTACTGA